GAGCAGTGGCGCGATCAGGCAGGTCGCAATCCCGAGGATGGCGACGAGGTTGCCGAACTGCGCGGATTCGTAGAGCGCCCGCCATTGATTCGCGGCCAGACACACCAGCCCCGGCAGCAGGCTGAAAAACCAGGGTTTGCGAAACACCAACAACATCGCCAGCGGCAGCAGAACGCCGAACAGACCGAACATCAGTCGCTCCGGGAACATTGCCGCCAACAGCAGCGCGCCGACGGCGAGCAATCGCGAAATCAGCGCTCGATCCTGCCAACCCCGCGCCACCAGCAGGCCCAGCGCCAGCGTGGGCATCACGTTCAAAGTGTCGGGTTCGGGAATGTACAAACGGTAGGGAATTTCACTCACAGCGCTGAACAGCAGCAACCAGCCCAGATAGCGCCATTCGGTCCTGCGCGCGCCGTCCCGCGCCAGATTCGCTGCCATCGCCAGGCAGAACCACGGGAACGCCAGCCGTCCCGGTACATACAGCCAATCGGCGCTGATCCCGACATATCGCAGGTGATCGAGCAGCATGCTCAGCAGCGCCAGCCACTTGAGCAGATCGAGTGCGCCGTCGCGCTGGCTCAGGTGCATAATCGGCTCGCATCCTTGTAAAGTTCTGACAGCGACATCCCGTGTGCTCCCCGGATGATCTTCGGTACAGTGCGCACCATCATTGACCCCACGAAGCGCCACAAGCGCCTCGATCACGGAAGCCGGCCATGACCGACAAGAGCCAACAATTCGCCAGCGACAACTACTCCGGT
The window above is part of the Pseudomonas fluorescens genome. Proteins encoded here:
- a CDS encoding TraX family protein, which gives rise to MHLSQRDGALDLLKWLALLSMLLDHLRYVGISADWLYVPGRLAFPWFCLAMAANLARDGARRTEWRYLGWLLLFSAVSEIPYRLYIPEPDTLNVMPTLALGLLVARGWQDRALISRLLAVGALLLAAMFPERLMFGLFGVLLPLAMLLVFRKPWFFSLLPGLVCLAANQWRALYESAQFGNLVAILGIATCLIAPLLGMFLLRHATYLHAPPMRRWAYALYPAHFMVLLALRQLLV